A stretch of DNA from Vanacampus margaritifer isolate UIUO_Vmar chromosome 1, RoL_Vmar_1.0, whole genome shotgun sequence:
GAGAAATGCAAGCTTAATTGATCTTGTTCCCTTTGGAGTCCATCGTTCACATTACAAAGACTTATATAGAAAAAACAACCTTCGCAATGACTTTAGTCAGTCTCTAAACTCATTTAAaccccaaaacatttaaatatgttttttaatactttgctcttcactccccaaaaccttttttttttttaatgcaacagcatacagaaggctttgatgccgcttctgacatgaagaggtggcttaaagtaatgatagttattacaaaaacgtctagctggtggcaacagagtacaagagatcagccagggccatgttgcaaaaagctgtttttggcactgttttcaccaggaatgtgaataatgatgaaacatagctatagtctaatgctaattgctaaacgaaaacagatacaaataattaaatttaataatttatttcctgatgaaagaagagactctaatctttcttttggtaggttccatgtttttttttttttatagcaatagaacataatattttgtgggtcttgcaaaatcagtcaaaatccactaaaacagccaggagcgaatagggttgcttcagtgaaaatggctgagtgtgaatgagttaagaggcgTGTTTCTATGTGGTTTAACTGTGAGTCTGTAACGAGAGCACTTTACATTGTGCGAATCTCATGCTCTTTACAAACCATCCCCAAGCCTTTCATGTTTTTCCCTTCAAGAGAAACCCAACAGTCTGATGGCAGAAGATGAAAAGGATGGCACAGCTTGCATCGATGCAGCACATGCACACGCGCGCGGGTGCGTTACCATTTTCTGCGTCTTGCTCAGATTGACGTCCTTCTTGTTCTTGCGCCGCGACTGGCTATCCTCGATGTCCATGATGCGGATGAGTGGCATGGTCCCGCCCCCGAGGAGGAGGATAGTGAAGAgcacgatgatgatggtggtggtgccAATGAGTTGCCGCTTCTCAATGGGCTCCAGGCCAAGATGTAGACTCAAAGCATATGGGATAGCGCCTCTCAAACCTCAAACATGCAACAATAGAGGAGTAAGAGTGAGAGGCTATCATTGTtgcccgcccccgccccccctcacCATATATCAACAAGAAAGtctttcattaaaatgtgacaatGACTAAATTGCCTTGTCATGGTCCACGTTATATCATaaccatttgttttgttttttgtgttgtgggtgtcaagctgtgtgtgtgtgtgctcctcTCTGATTGGTAGCCCTTATCCCTAGTCAGGCCACCCATCACTGCAAGGGAGAAGCTCTGATTGGTATTTAGTTTCAGAAGTGCCACAAGATGCGCTGATGGACCACCAGAGTTTAAAAAGGTCTCAGATGCTTTCAGGGTTGGCtggctgtcagtgtgtgtgtgtgggggggtcttgtttagtggggccaacatttcgggatttcgcAGAGTTggggggcccacccgtccatgtggggccattttgctgggccccacaagttcagacctcttctTGAAGGTctagacttggttttagagttcaggtttgaattgggttatggttgaggttagggtaaggaatagaggtaggcaatcatttttgatggtcggggttaggggaaggggctaggaaatgcattacgtcaatgagatggccccacaaagatagtaaaacaaatgtgtgtgtgtgtgcgtgttagtCCCTAGACTGCACACGTGTCGTTTTAGTGCATCATTTTAGTCCTTTGCCATAATtcgaaaatttattttttagccatTTCTCATTCATGTGTGTATTAGGACCTTGGCCATCGCCACCATCGTTTCATTCATTTAGTaagaacatttgtttttgcactAAGAAAGTCGGGATTCGTCAGTGTTAGCAAATGGATGAGGTATTTGTGTATGTTGCCAGAACCATAACATCAACACCGTaggtaaaaatgtaaatagtttgtcagtATCTTTGTAAAGGCGGAATACTTTGATCCAGCGTTTGCGTTGGATCTCATGAAATtgtgtaaaattaaataatattgtgGCTGGcccatgtatgtatgtatgaaaaGTGGAAACCGGCAGATATCGGAAAAGAGCATGTGCTGACCACACCTATAATACCCATCTTTCGTCAGACATAATTAAGTAAGTGGCAGAGCTGGCAAGACAATTTAAGAAAATGACAGCAGATTGAGGCCACTGCCGATGTATTCCGTCTTTGTCCTGGGTAAACAGTTGTGgcattaaaaaatgcaaatgattaaGATGAGGGAACAAAATGAGCcaattttaaaaagtgcaaccaaatcttgatttacgtgaCGGCTGGATGGATCAACGCAGTTCCATTTGATCTCAACACTCTCAAAGGGATTCCAACCCTTGCGAGGTAAAATATCTCAAGAGCTTTTCGTAagatcaaatgtttgtttttttatcgtTGTTTACAGCCCCAACAGATTAACGCATGACTTCCTGTTATTctttagaaaacaaaatattaattgtcTCCCCTCACCACTGAACCACATGATGAACATCATCTTGGGTGTGATCTTGTGATCTCTGCAAAAGTTAAGGAGGAATGAGAGAGGGAAGATGTTGACGGCACGGCCTAGAAGAACCAGCACCTGGAATGAGACAAAATAAAGTTATTCTTGGTGTTATGGGAGGCTTAAACCACTGCCACCAATGTCAAGGTTAACAAAAGCACTTACGATGCACCATATGACAAACGATATTTCAAAGTTGTGTGGGAAGCTGAAGATGGATAGACCGAGGAATGCAAAAACGCATGTCTctgaaaggaaaaggaaaacatACAACAATGTACAAATTAGTAGGGTTATATTTTGGAAttgtcattatagttagtttttatttcattttgaatttagtttttttattttaattgtttttttagaacgtgtttgttagtttttattattttgttctaATGCTTCGAATTTATAGTTTTGATTAGACTTTGAAGCACAAAAAGTGCAGCGCTTCACACTACTTATCAAGATGCATCACAACCCTAACGTCTTAAATAAAGCTAGGGTGGTCTGCCTTTCCATCCCTTGTTTGCTAAATTGCCAACTTCTGAAGTAGATTTGTGGCTTGAATTCCTGTTGGGAAGTATTAAACCCGGTTGTacagtgtaatatttttttttaaatatactcaacaaaaatataaaatctaCACTTTagtttgctcccatttttatgagataaactcaaagatctaaaacttcttcaaagtcttccacatacacaatatcaccatttctctcaaatatctaaatctgtgatagtgagcactactcctttgccgagataatttATCCTACCTCACAAGTGTGCCATATCAGGATGCTGATTAGACcaataccaaaattttgactttgatactatacctgcataaaataccgCGATACCAgtactgaaacggtacctcgacaaaactctaaaatatcagcaaaaacagcaacattaaAACTGACAGAAgaacttcaaattattttttatttgttattaattcaaaatttttggatgtatacatgttaatttatgtacatactgtatatatttatgtttatactgtatgtgctttccatttgcatgccatattcttgaagtactgtacttgactgcatttgatgtcttttgttttaaatattggcaatacattggcactccaatgactcaatgtaacgttgcttgagtgtgcgtgcatgtctctgctctactgctatggaatttttttttttttgagttcatctcattaaaaaagagagcaaaaacATAAGtgttatgtttatatttttgttaagtgtataattttttcatataaaccaaaaaaggagagcaattgTTATCTAGCATCGTGTTTTGGGAGTTAAGCCACAAAAACAAggaagccataaaaaaaaaaaacacgcaagcTTGTCGCTGAGAAGCGACATTATCTTGTGGCACTTTTTTAATGACTGCTCCTAGATGACGACGCTTCTAGGCGATACACAGTAAGAGGATCATAACTAGAATCAAGCCCAAAAGCTCATGTTTTCAATTAATTGACAGAGACTAAAACCAAGGACAATTTTGCTTATAATTATAGTCAGTTTCAATTGAgttttgtaaaagtaaaatgtagtttcagctatttttcatttttaaaaagcgttcattttatttcgttaacgaaaatgttATTTCGttcactaaaataaccttggtgttTAGTGATGGGGAACTGACGGGAATCAACTGACCGCACATAAAGGCCACTGTCCGTAACGTCTGCTGCATGAGGATCTGAGTGACAGGCGACAGGTTGTGATGGGTGTAATGAGACATCACGATTCCCGCAAAAAGGATGGACATAATTCCTGTGGATGGAGAGTGGTCAAGGCCCACATGAGATATTACAACAACCATACATGGTAAAAAAAGAGACTGTGCACCTACCAGACAGCTTAATACCCTCTGCCAGGCCGTAGGGAAGGTAAGCAAAGATTATCATCATGCCAAACTCGAGTGAGGGAGTCTTCCTCAAGTCAAAGTGTTTTAGAAACTGGTGTGCAAGTTAGGGAATATCAATAAGACCTCTtcaagatagaaaaaaaaacaaacacggtGAAATTTCCCATCTGAaccttacaaaaataaatgttcactccgtaaaatgcacaaaaacagaCCCAACATAAGTGGATACAAGAGCAGAGATGAGTCCTGTGAGGGTCCCCAAGGCAGCAGAACCAAAGAACATTTGGAGGAAATAACCCACTGCTTGCAGAAACGTCTCCCAGCCCGTTACCTTGCTTGTGTCTGAGCGGGAAAAGAAACCCTCTGCAGTGCTAAAAACATCAGACAGAGAAACCAAAACGTTAACAAAGTCTTCTTGTAATACCTTTGACTGACCCTAGAGGGCAGACAATCACCATCATTCTACTCTACAAATGCAAAGTGTGTGTTTGGATTACAGGGAGCGTAATCCTGCTATCAAAATCATGTTTACTCAACAGAGATCAACTGTATCATATAAGGCCTTTAATGACTCATAGTAAGCTAGGCGGCAATGTGGGACACATCAATTagcaagatttaaaaatgttcataaaaaGTAATCAAATGTGATGTTTCTCAACAACTACACTTCAGTCTGACATTTCAATTAGTATCGAGAAACACCTAATTGCACGAGTGGTCCTTTACACTTAAGCTATAATGAGAGATGACTAGGGTTgtgcaattaatttaaattaaattacaattttatatattacactccacaattacaaagtCAGCATAATctgaacaaaaaagaaaagattattaaatacaaattttgagatgtttgagttgtttaaatgtatacatttgcacctttgtttcacattttaaaataacttatttaatacattttgtttcatccaaaaggaacgtgcatatttttttgggacaaaccttatccaaaaagaaaagaatgtaaacaaatgtacatacataacataataaaatatatatatatatatatatatatttttagctaTGACATCATTGTTCTACcagtattcaatttaaaaaaacaagattttgttcaaaaagagtgtaggaagaagtaaaatTATAGTacttatagtgtttcaaataatcgtatttgtcttaatatttttttacgtttaaacagtttcttgttttgtaccaaaaaataaaagattgtcCTAATcgttatttcaattattaccaaaataaccgtgactaatatttttttcataattgagCGTTCCTACTATTACATATTAAACAATTACCAGCTGTCAAGACAACAGAGTACAGAACTATGGTATACTATTTAGGCATGCAACAcgtttataatatatttatccTCTAAACAGGAAAAGGGACACTTGGTCAGATTTCACATGTAACTGTTTGCGATTAGAAGCTGGGATAttttaccatccatccatccatccattttcttgaccgcttttcctcacaagggtcgcgggggtgctggagcctatcccagctggcttcgggcagtaggcagggtacaccctgaactggttgccagccaatcacagggcacacagagacaaacaaccatactcacaatcatacctatggacaatttggagtgttcgattaacctgccatgcatgtctttggaatgtgggaggaaaccggagtacccgatgaaaacccacgcaagcacggggagaacatgcaaactccacccaggaaggccgaagcccggactcgatctcacgtcctcagcactgggaggcagacgtgctaaccagtcagccaccgtgctgccccggGATATTTTACCATACTTTATCATTATTACAGTTAccttggtttaaaaaacaaaacaaaaaatgtgttgaattgTGTATGAGCAACTATTCTGCCCGGGATTGACAAATTTGCCAAGGcagaagaaaaatgcaaatggaCTCTTACTTTGTGAGGACGATGGAGACTGCATCGTTAAGGATGCTCTCACCGAACACCAACATGTTCAGAACGGGGTCCACGTTGAGCGCATTAAAGATGGCGATGGTAGCAACAGGGTCTACAGCCGAGATGAGTGAGCCAAAGGCAAAACTACAGCAAAAGAAAGGTCATTTTAAGCAAACGAGATGAATTGGTGATGTAGAAAAGTTGACTAGACACAATTTGAACAGCAAAAGGTGTACTACTATTTCAAGATTTTTATTCATTGAGGCGAGAAATCTGAGTAGCGAAAATAGCATAAAGGGCATCAATAAAACTTGCGTCCTGTGAGACATTTtagatacaaaaaaagagaaaaaaaagtcgaaACACTAGTGTTCAAATGCCACCTTGTAAAAGGTCCACTGATTAACCGCAACGCTCAGCTCTTCTGGAAGACTTTcctgatgtttattttttctttttttcttgcagaAGCCCAACAACACTGACCGCTTTATAGAACGGTTCGATAATCCCTCCAGCTCGACcaaaggccttttcacactgcgctGCGTTGCACCCTCCCTTCACAAACCCGTTTGTTGTTTACGCTCAGCGACAGAACTCCGTGTTACGTCACACCTGGAAGCAATGCAGCATTCCGTCACGAAACCATGCCTGGATTTGAAATATTATCAACTATTATCAACGTCAGATGACGCATCCAATAGGAGAGGAGTTGGCGGAAAGATTTCAGAGTGCTCAAAGCAACAAAACAGCCATCAGGAAAAGCATCCACGCTACTTCCTAGTAGGCTCCTAAGCAATCACTTAAAAAATATGAGTTTGTACCGTAATGCCGTTTTTCATGTGCCCTGCCTGCAGTGAATATTAAGAAAaccaaatgcagtgtgaaaaggcctttagGTGCCAGTTGCAGCAGTCTTTCGGTGATGAGCAGGATTGCATTTGCGCCAAACTTACCTTTTGGACTTAtggccaaaaaaataaaactttgaaatgtgttttttacagaattttttgctttttttttgttgttttaatgggGGGTACTGTAAAATAAGGCTCCTGTAGGGACACCCTATGGAGgcccaaaactgccaacattcaaaataaataaatgactacataaataaatgactaaaagtgaaaataaaaactgatataaaaaaatataattcaaaaattaaatcccaatatatataaataaatacatttgtatttaatttttgaatgatattttttatatccgtttttatttatttagtcatttatttattttgaattttggcagttttggtccatactgccaggacgaaatgttattcaaatgagggtttgagagtcaaacccaagacacgcttaggaccgccccctcatttgagtaacatttcgtcctggcagtatggaccaaaactgtcaaaattctaaataaataaatgactaaataaatagatgactaaataaatgacaatttttaaaataaaaacaaatctaaaaaatatcattcaaaaattcaatacatatatagattttattttttattttttaatttccatttttattttcacttttattcatttatttatttattttgagttttggtcctccataacacCCTCTACCCCATAGCCCAGAAATGTGACGATAGcagattgcttttgtttttcaacatacagtagaaataatactaatacaatataaaaaaataagtgcaaCCCACATCTCTGCAAGTTTAGTGAGCAGTGGTTGAACTTGCTACTATTGTCAttgtaataaacaaatatttttaaaaaaaaatacacaaagcagtgaattactatttaaaaaaatcaagtgtAGCGTATCTTTTGTATTCTACTTCTTTCTACAGTATTGCGATAAGGGCATTGACGTGTTGGGAAAGTCTTACCTATCTGTCATGGACATCTTGTAGATCACATCTGCCTGCGGGGGGGAAACCGAAAGGATACTGAGCACTGAGcaatgtgaataatgaggaaacaCATCGCACTTTGAGACAAAGAGTTTTTTTCCATGACCAAATGTAGCATGAACACATCTGACCTGTCCAAGGAAGTAAATGCCTCCTCCAACAATAAAGGCAGAGATAGCCGTACCAATCACGGCAAACAGGGTGATGGAGCCAATGTTCTGGAAGAAGTTACCCTGAACACACATGGAGGCTCACCTTTAGTATTCCtgacattagtttttttttgtgtcacaacAATACTAGACAGTATGACTGGGagccatttaaataaaaacatagtttgtgaTGTGTATGTGTGACTTGCTTTAAATCAATTTagtaaaaaattgcaaaaacagatgtatttatttattttagaaagtGCAGAAATGCTTGTGCCTGACTGCTCATGAATAAGCAAAAATCCTGCTCCCTGCATAGGGTACTGTTCACTGTTTATCAACATAACTATGAAGCAGTTTGCTCGTCATTACCTTGTGCAGACTCTTGAAGTTACACAAatgtcattggcagtgaaaaGCAACGCTTGTATCACAAACTCATTATTCTGCTGTACTGTACCTTATGTAAAGAGTATCCCGATTCAAAGATAATTGGTGGTAGGAGCAAAAGGAAGAACATATTGGGTCGGAACATTTCCTCCTccttttggaaaacaaaaacaagaaaagtcaTAATTAATTAACATTTCACGTTACAAAAGCAATAACCCAAcccatttaacatttaaaggggaagtcaaccttcacGCCAATTTGCATGTTGAGTTTCCCTAGAGCTACAATGATGGCTTTTTCACTCAGTATTCATTTGCTTAGTCACTGTTAAttgttaaagaggaagtcaaccttaaatgtttcttgacaataatatgttatgtgaccccactagtctaaatacagtattctggttaatattgtgttagtggtaTATGAGTTAtccagcaaaatccagctgtttttatccatctcagggtgcggcaattttgccacttgctgtcgactgaagatgacttcaCAGTAGTAATTTTGATACTAATCAGCACAGAAAATGAATCGAACGCGTGCTTCCTGTTCATGCCAAATCCACCACAAATATTTCCTATTCATTTCACCGGTGGCTGCAATAATCAGCTGACTTTAAACTTGGCTGTGGACGGGGGAATTTGAGGAAGCGAGGAGCCAATCGTGAACGGCAAGAAGCAGTGCTTTATCTGACAGGGCATATTAGCATGTTTGCTTCTGGATGGCTTGCACGCACACGCAGGCGCACGGCGAATGCCAGCACATTCTTGCATGCATTTTAACAGAAGTACAAACAGACTCACACGTACTATAAAAAGACACGTGAACTCCCCCCTAAGAATaatccacgcacacacatacgcaatCCCTGCCACCTCAACTTTCTGATCATTTCGGTGGTATAATGAAATCATTGTTGCATCTCGGCTAAATGGGCCAGCCGAGGTCAGGCGTAGGCATCATGTGCCCGTGCATTGCTCTCTGATTGCTACTGAGTCTGTGCATGATAGACCATGTGTTCTTGCATGAACGACTTTACTGTATATGAGCTacgaacacacgcacgcatatgGACTAGCAAGGGGATGTGATGCACATGCATTATCTGCCCGAGCATTGCATTCACGTGAAGGTGGATgtaaaaatctataaattgagcAAGAAGGGGCCGAGCAACAGACT
This window harbors:
- the slc9a8 gene encoding sodium/hydrogen exchanger 8 isoform X1 — protein: METTRVRVLLLLFVLVIYPCLSKRTDIAKTLDVHERKNAERDALHKDDSISVSENQFSSTKHGFQDDLLGRPQDIAAISKSNGTENLANESNHSTTSSSTKPTMPAPPNPKAILPVQTGVQAQEEEQSNGLTIFFSLLVIGICIILVHLLIKFKLHFLPESVAVVSLGILMGGFIKIIEFQELANWKEEEMFRPNMFFLLLLPPIIFESGYSLHKGNFFQNIGSITLFAVIGTAISAFIVGGGIYFLGQVRCVHATFGHGKKLFVSKCDVFPHYSHCSVLSILSVSPPQADVIYKMSMTDSFAFGSLISAVDPVATIAIFNALNVDPVLNMLVFGESILNDAVSIVLTNTAEGFFSRSDTSKVTGWETFLQAVGYFLQMFFGSAALGTLTGLISALFLKHFDLRKTPSLEFGMMIIFAYLPYGLAEGIKLSGIMSILFAGIVMSHYTHHNLSPVTQILMQQTLRTVAFMCETCVFAFLGLSIFSFPHNFEISFVIWCIVLVLLGRAVNIFPLSFLLNFCRDHKITPKMMFIMWFSGLRGAIPYALSLHLGLEPIEKRQLIGTTTIIIVLFTILLLGGGTMPLIRIMDIEDSQSRRKNKKDVNLSKTQKMGNTVESEHLSELTEEEYEAHIFQRQDLKGFMWLDAKYLNPFFTRRLTQEDLMHGRIQMKTLTNKWYEEVRQGPSGSEDDDDEAELL
- the slc9a8 gene encoding sodium/hydrogen exchanger 8 isoform X2 — encoded protein: METTRVRVLLLLFVLVIYPCLSKRTDIAKTLDVHERKNAERDALHKDDSISVSENQFSSTKHGFQDDLLGRPQDIAAISKSNGTENLANESNHSTTSSSTKPTMPAPPNPKAILPVQTGVQAQEEEQSNGLTIFFSLLVIGICIILVHLLIKFKLHFLPESVAVVSLGILMGGFIKIIEFQELANWKEEEMFRPNMFFLLLLPPIIFESGYSLHKGNFFQNIGSITLFAVIGTAISAFIVGGGIYFLGQADVIYKMSMTDSFAFGSLISAVDPVATIAIFNALNVDPVLNMLVFGESILNDAVSIVLTNTAEGFFSRSDTSKVTGWETFLQAVGYFLQMFFGSAALGTLTGLISALFLKHFDLRKTPSLEFGMMIIFAYLPYGLAEGIKLSGIMSILFAGIVMSHYTHHNLSPVTQILMQQTLRTVAFMCETCVFAFLGLSIFSFPHNFEISFVIWCIVLVLLGRAVNIFPLSFLLNFCRDHKITPKMMFIMWFSGLRGAIPYALSLHLGLEPIEKRQLIGTTTIIIVLFTILLLGGGTMPLIRIMDIEDSQSRRKNKKDVNLSKTQKMGNTVESEHLSELTEEEYEAHIFQRQDLKGFMWLDAKYLNPFFTRRLTQEDLMHGRIQMKTLTNKWYEEVRQGPSGSEDDDDEAELL